The Pseudomonas fluorescens nucleotide sequence AGCGCTTCATAACCCAGGTTGCCACGGTCTTCGATCTGCAGGCGGAAACCACCGATGGTGCCCAGCCCCTGTACCGGCGGCGGCGGGAAGATTGCGATGTAGGCGTCTTCGATATCGGCGAACTGCGCGTTCAGCGCGGCGGCAATCGCTGCGGCCGACTGGCTCGGGTCCTTGCGCTCATCGAACGGCTTGAGCGGGGTGAACACGATGCCGCTGTTCGGGCTATTGGTGAAACCGTTGATCGACAGGCCCGGGAAGGCCACCGAGTCGGCCACGCCAGGTTGCTTGAGGGCGATCTCGCTCATCTTCTTGATCACCGCTTCCGTGCGGTCGAGGCTGGCGGCATCTGGCAGTTGCGCGAAGGCGACCAGGTACTGCTTGTCTTGCGCTGGCACGAAGCCTGTAGGCGTCGACGAAAAGCCCAGCCAGGTCATGATGATCAGGCCGCCATAGACGAACACGGCGATGCCGCTGCTGCGAATAACCCGGCCGACGGCGCCGACATAGCCATGGCTGGCACGGTCGAAGAAGCGGTTGAACGGGCCGAACAGCCAGCCGCCGAACAGGCGCTCAAGCACTTTCGAGAAGCGGTCCTTGGGGGCGTGGTGTTCCTTGAGCAATACCGCGGCCAGGGCCGGCGACAGGGTCAGGGAGTTGAACGCCGAGATCACCGTGGAGATGGCAATGGTCAGGGCGAACTGCTTGTAGAACTGGCCGGTGAGGCCGGAAATGAACGCGGCCGGCACGAACACCGCGCACAGCACCAGCGCCGTAGCGATGATCGGCCCGGTCACTTCACCCATGGCCTTTTGCGTAGCTTCCAGCGGCTTGAGACCCAGGCCGATATTACGCTCGACGTTCTCCACCACAACGATGGCGTCGTCCACCACGATACCGATGGCCAGTACCAGGCCGAACAGCGACAGGGCATTGAGCGAGAAGCCGAACAGGTGCATCACCGCAAAGGTACCGATCAAGGACACCGGTACCGCCACCAGCGGGATGATCGAGGCGCGCCAGGTCTGCAGGAACACAATAACGACCAGTACCACCAGGATCAGTGCTTCGAACAGGGTGTGGACGACCGCTTCGATAGAGCCACGGACGAACACCGTCGGGTCATAGACGATGCTGTAGTCCATGCCCTCAGGGAAGTCCTTCTTCAGTTCGGCCATTTTGCCGCGGACCTCGTTGGAGATCTCGATGGCGTTCGAGCCTGGGCGCTGGAAGATCGGGATGGCCACGGCCGGCTGGTTGTTCAGCAGCGAGCGCAGGGCGTACTGGCTGGAGCCGAGCTCAACCCGGGCGATGTCCTTCAGGCGAGTGATTTCACCATCGGCGCCGGAGCGAATGATGATGTTCTCGAACTCTTCTTCATTGACCAGGCGGCCCTGGGTGTTGACCGACAGCTGAAAGCTGGTGGCCCCGGGTGCTGGCGGTGCACCGAGTTGACCGGCCGCCACCTGACGGTTCTGCTCGCGAATGGCGGCGACCACGTCGCTGGCGGTCAGGTTGCGCGAGGCGGTTTTGTTCGGGTCGAGCCAGACCCGCAGCGAGTAGTCGCCCATGCCGAACAGCTGTACGTCACCGACACCGCCCAGGCGCGCCAGTTCGTCCTTGATGTTAAGGATGGCGTAGTTGGACAGGTAGAGCATGTCGTAGCGGTTGTCCGGCGAGGTCAGGTGCACGACCATGGTCAGGTCGGGCGAGGCCTTGTCGACGGTGATGCCGATGCGCGTCACTTCCTCGGGCAGTTTGGGCTGGGTCCGGGTCACGCGGTTCTGCACCTGCACCTGGGCGTTGTCCAGGTCGGTGCCCAGGGCGAAGGTGATGGTCAGGGTGATCTTGCCGTCGGCAGTGGACTGGGAGGACATGTAGAGCATGTTCTCCACCCCGGTAATCGCCTGTTCAAGCGGCGCGGCGACGGTTTCGCCGATCACTTTCGGGTTGGCGCCGGGGAAGTTGGCGCGCACCACCACGGTGGGCGGTACCACTTCCGGGTATTCGCTGATCGGCAGCTGGAACAGCGAGATGCTGCCGGCGATCAGGATCAGCAGCGATAGCACCGCGGCGAAGATCGGCCGGGTAATGAAAAACTTGGAAAAATTCATCGGACTGATCCCTTAACCGCGCGGTGCCGAGGCACTGGCGAGTTTTACGCTGGGGCTGGCCACTGCTTTGCCCTGGATACTGGCTTCGAGTGCCTGACGTTGTTGGGCGAGGGCGGCGATGGTCGCTTCACTGGCCATCGGCGTGTCCTGCGGGTCGACCGGCGAGCCTGGGCGCACCCGCTGCAGGCCCTTGACGACGATGCGGTCATCCTTGCTCAGGCCGTTGCGCACGATGCGCAAGCCTTCGAGTTTGGGCCCCAGTTCCACGGCGCGGTACGCGGCCTTGTTGTCCTTGTCCATGACCAGCACGAACTTCTTGCCAAGGTCGGTACCCACGGCTTCGTCGTTGATCAGCACCGCCGAGTAAGTGGCGCTGCCGACCAATTTGAGGCGTGCATACAGGCCCGGGGTGAACTGGCCGTCGCTGTTGTCGAATACCGCGCGACCACGGATGGTGCCGGTCTTGGGGTTGACCTGGTTGTCGACGAAGTTCATCTGGCCCAGGTGCGGGTTGCCGCTTTCGTTGGACAGGCCCAGGTACACCGGGGTGCTCTGGCCGCGCTGGCCGTCGCGCGCCAGCTGGGTGTACTTGAGGTACACGCGCTCGTCGGCGTCGAAGTAGGCATAGACCTTGTCGGTGGAGACCACGCTGGTCAGCGGCGTCACATCGGCCGTGACGATGTTGCCGGCGGTGAACTGGGCGCGGCTGACCCGGCCGCTGATCGGTGCGGTGACGCGGGTGAAGCTCAGGTTCAGTCGCGCCAGGTCCAGTTGCGCCTGGATTGCGGCGACGCCGCCACGGGCTTCGGCGGCGGCGCTGGTGCGCGACTCGGCAAGCTCGGCGGAAATTGCGTTGCTGCTGCGCAGTCGCTCGCCACGCTGGGCTTCGTTTTCGCTGCGGATTGCGGTGGCGCGGGCTTGTTGCAGCTGGGCTTCGAGGCGGCGGACCTCAGCCTGGAACGGACGTGGGTCGATCTGGAACAGCAGATCGCCTTTTTTCACCTGGGCGCCTTCGGTGAAGGCCACCTGGTCGATCTGCCCGGAGACGCGTGGGCGCACCTCGACGGTTTCCGGCGCCTCCAGGCGGCCGGTGAACTCGTCCCATTCGTTGATCGGCTGTTCCAGAACCTTGGCCACGCTGACCTTGGTCGCTGCGGGTGCCTGTACGGCTTCCGGGGTGCGACCGCAGGCACTCATCACCAATACAGCCAATAGAGCAAGGGGGTAACGCAAAGGTTTGAGTGACTGTTCCATGGGGAGTCCGCCAATTTATTGATAGTGGGCGGATTCTGCGATCTGTAACTATTAACAACGAATCGAATGGGGCGAAGGTTATTATCATTGGGAATGATATGAGGGTGTGAAGGTAACGTTTCGGGGTATGCTGCGGTCGATTGATGGCTACAGGCCATGCAGGGACACCACCGGAGTAGAAATGCCAGCGCGTGAAGTAAAAGTTGCAGTCGAAGGCCACGACAGAGCTGCGCAACAGCGCGAAGACGATTTGCTCGATCGCTGGAGCATCGCCCGATCGGTACTGCGCGCCGCCAGTGCAACACCCGCATGGTCGACGCGAATTGCCTTGTGCGGCAGGTGGGGCAGTGGCAAGACCAGCGTGCTGAATTTCATTGAGCGCCAGGCCGAGGCAGAGAATCGCCAACGTTGTCAGGCAGATCGACAGTGGGTGGTTGTGCGGTTTTCAGCCTGGAGCGCAACCGAGCAAGGTGGGATAGAAAGCTTTTTCCGGGCATTGCTCGGCTAATTGGGCAAACAGCAGATCAAAGTACCCAGTCTGGCCCGATGGGCCAAGGACGCTGCGGCGAAGCTGGGCAGCATGGCCGATGTGGTGAAGGTCGTAGTCGACGCGGGGGGGAAGCTTCTGCCTGATGCACAAGTGACGACTGCCGCAGTAGGGCGCGTGCACACGTTGCTCGCCTGGCTACCCAAACGGCTAAAACCAGGAGCCGAAGATTTACGTGCTTTGCAGGCTGAGCTGCATTCGGTCCAGGTGCTGGTATTTATCGACGACCTCGACCGCATTGAAAACGGGGGCTCGCTGATCAACAGTTTTGCCTGTTTTGCAATCGGCGTGGGCTGCCTTGCTGAAGACCGCGTAAGATTACCAAGACCCTGGCAAGCTAATGGAAAACCACAGATACCTGTCCTCTTACCTCGACGCCGCGCTCATCCCAGTGCCTGAATGGTTATCGCAATGGGATGCGCGTACGCGGACGAGCAGGGGCGAACACTATCAGCAGCAATAATCGAGGCTGACCCGCGTGGCGGGCAGAATGTGGGAATTTAAAGGGCAGGCGTGTTGATGGATGTGTTGTTGGCAGGTGTTGGTGGGGTTCTTGAATTGGGCTATGTCGCGATTGTGCTGCAGTACGCCGGTTTTATGTGTATCGCCGCAATCATTGGTTTTTTGTGGGTGACTCATCGGGTCAAGGCGAACAAGGTCCCACTCACTGAAAATAGCTTCCAAGCGCTTTATTGGGTCAACCGGCGGGGCGTTTTCTTTGTCATCATACTGTTGTCGATTTTTAGTTTTTTAAATGCGACTGTTATTTTCTGTTCTGGAGAGGGCAGCGAGTTTCATAAAAACCTGTCCGCGCACCCAGCCGTTTTGTTGGGCTCGACGGTTATTGTGTTATTGATGGTGATGTTCATGCGCGGGCAGGGGTTTGCCCTGCCCTTGGGCGGCGGGGTGTCGCTGGGTGTCGATGCGACAGCGCTTCAGGACGGCAAGCCAGTCAAGCGCGTCATGAGTTTTCACCTAAGTTGTGACTTTAAAAAACACCGGTCGTTTGTGCTGGGGAAAGTCCAAAAGGCGGTCAGTGACATTCAAGGTGGCGGCCCTGGGTTCGAGGTGGTATTGAAAAGCTGGTTCCTGGCCAGCAAACACGGAATGGATGACGACTTGGTCAGGCAGTTACGACAGCATATGCGCGGCACGCGATCTGCTGCATTGTCAATTGCTGCTGCCCTGGCATCGCTGTTTGTGGCAATGGTGATATATGAACTAGTGAATACCGTTGCTGTAGAGCAGTGTGTTGAGTGGCAGTGTGTGTCGTACGCAGATTTTATTGTAAAGGCCTGTGGCTGCGTAACGCTGATCGGTATGCTTGACGTGCTTTCCGAGGTGTTTAGCGCCCGTAGAAAAATGAAGGAAATCATCAGTAGCTACCAAAAATCGCCGTCACTGGTTAACAACCGCACGGCGTTCACGAACGGCAACTGTGGCGTTGTTGCACGCCGGGTGCAAGGTACGAGCGCTGTGCAGTATCGGTTCCTTGACCCTGAACCGATGAGCCTGAGAAATTTTCTTTCCATCAGTGTGTTGATGCCCAACGTTATGAACACCTGTGTCGGGGCCGAGGCCGGCGTAATTTTCTCCAGGTGAGGTGAGGGCTCTCAAGGGCTCTGCACCAATCTACAGTGAGCGCAGGAACTCCAGTAACACCTGGCGTTCCTGCCGCGAATAGCCTGCAAATCGCTCCCGCGCCACCGCCGCTTCACCGCCATGCCACAAGACTGCCTCCTCAAGCGTACGCGCCCGGCCATCATGCAGGTAGCCGGCGCCGGGGTTGATCCGCTCGAGCAGCCCCAGGCCCCACAGCGGCGGGGTGCGCCACTCGCGGCCGTTGGCCAGGTAGTCGTCACGCCCATCCGCAAGGCCTGCGCCCATGTCATGCAACAACAGGTCGCTGTAGGGCTCGATCTGCCGCGCAGACAACAGCGGGTAGAGCGAATGCTGGCCAGTACTCAGGCGAGGGCGGTGGCACTGGGCGCATCCGGCCTCGTTGAACAGCTGCTCGCCACGCTGCACCTCGGGCTTGTGCTGATCGCGGCGCGGTGGTGGCACCAGGTGCGCCAGATAAAAATGCAGGTCGCCCAGTTGCAGGGCATCAAGCTCCGGTTCACCGCCACTGACTGCCTGGCGACAGGCCGTTTGTAGCGCGGTGCAGTTTTGTTCGGGATACAGCGGCGAAGTAATCCCCAGGTCACCATGCATGGCGCTGGCAATCTGCTGACGCAGGTCCGGCTGATTTGACTTGAGGCCAAAGCGCCCGGCCTCAAGGCGCTGGCGCTCGACACTCCACACCTGGTTGACGCGCCCCTTCACCCCATTGGGCTTGGGCGCGTCAGCAAGGGCTTGCAGGGTGCTGGGGTCGATGGCTTCAAGCAGGCCCAGGCCGAACACCGGTGAGCCGACCCGCAGCGAGGTGCGCACGTTAGTTAATGGGCCGTAGGCCAGTTCGCTGAAACTCAGACGTGGCGAGCGCAGGCTGACCCGCTCGCCATCGGCCAGGGTCACAAACTGTTCCTCCCAGCGAATATGCGCACGGCCTTCGCCGGCCACGCCGGGAATGCCCAGCTCATTAAGCTGATCGCCATAGGCCGGATGCGGCAGGGGCCCACCATGGGCATCGCGTCCGGGCAGCGACAAGCGCACCAACAGCGTGCGCAGCGGTTCGTGTTCGTTTGCCGGAGCCTGGCCACGGCCATTTTTCGGGTGGCAGGCAATGCAGCTGATGCGGTTGTACAGCGGCCCCAGGCCATCGACCGCTTCGTCCCGCGAGGGGGCGACCACCCAAGCCTGGCGGAACAGGCTGCGGCCGTGAAAGAAGCGCTCCAGTTGCGGCGGGTCTTCCAGGCCCGGCAGCGGCTGGGCGAAGGCTTCACGGGTGACGGCGGCGCTGGCCGACTGACTCAGCAGCATGCCCAGCAGCAGCCAGCAGCCGTAGCGCTTCACAGGCCCATGGCCGCAAGCAGGCGCTCGGCTTGCGCCTGTTGCCGGGCGCTGTGGAACTGCCAGGCGATTTCCTCACGGCCCAGCGCGTCCTTGTCGCTGACCGGCTGGCGCAGCATGCCCTGGTCCTGACGTTGGGCAAACAGCGCCAGCAACGGGGCCGACGTGGCTTGCTCCTCGTCGATGGGCGGTACGCTGAGCAATGCACGTACGGCTGTCAGGTCACGGGCCTGGGCTTCACCGGCATGCACCCGCGCCCACAACGCGCTGAGGCGTTCATGGGGTTGGCCAAGCCATTGCTCGAACAATGAGGTGATCAGCGCCAGGCGTTCAGGCGAACTGTCGTCCGTGTAGGCATAGGCGCCCTGGCGTGCCGCGGCAAAGGGGTCGTGATAGCCCGCCGGCAGATCGGCGTACACAGCGGGGCGCACCGGCAGTTTGCGAATATCCGGATCGGCCAGCAGGGCTTGACCCTCGGCTGACAGCACAAAACGCACAAAGGCCCGCGCGCCCTCGACCTGCCGGGCCTGGCGGGTGATGGCGATATGTGCCGGGTTGAGCCCGCCATGGGCCGGGTAGATGAACTCGACTGATTCGCCATTGCTGACCGCCGAGGCCACGAAGAAGTCGATCGACACGCCAACCGCCGAGCGCCCGCTGGCCACCTCGTCACTGACCAGGGTACCGCCACGAGCGACCAGCCGCGATTGCCCGGCGAGCTCGCTCCACAGTGCCCAGCCCTTGTCCCAGCCGTAGGCCTGCAGGACGATGTCCAGCAGCACCGGGGCAAAGCCTACCCGCGCAGGATCCGGCAGGGCGATGCGCCCGCGTAGGCGGGCATCGAGCAGCTCCGGCCAGTCCTTCGGGGCACCCATGCCGAGCTTGGCCAACTCGCCCGGATTGATGGCAAAGCCGTAACCGGCAAGCTCGGTGGCCTGGTAGCGAGCCGCACGATCGCGCAGGGCGATGCCGCCAATGCGCGGCGGCAAGCCTTGCAGGTCGACGCCCAGCGGCTGCCAGTCGGCGTCCTGGGCCAAGCGTTTGAAGTTGCCCGGTGACGGTGCCCAGTAGACATCAACGCCGCCCTGATCGGCCTGGCGCAAATAGGGCAGGGCATCGAAGCCCTGGCGCCAGAGGATCTGCAAGCGGTAGCCAGGGTTGGCGTGCTCGAAGGCCTCTTCGAAGCGCGTCATCATCTCCTCGGGGTAGCTGGTCAACACCACCACCGGCTGCGGCGCTGCCGCCTGGACACTCGCCGCGCCCAGCAGCAGGGCCAGCAGCCAGACCTTAGAGCGGCACATTGAACTGTACGAAGTAGCTGCGGCCAATTTCCGGGTACCCCTCGCTGTATTCATAAAGGCGATCGAACAGGTTGCGGATGCCCGCCTCGATACGCACGTCGTTGCTGAAGCGGTAGCCGCTCTTGAGGTTGTACACCGCGTAGCCGGCGCTCATCTGGCTGCCATCGGACAGGTTGTAGCGCCGCGAGGCCGCTTCAACGTTGGCGGTGTGGCGCCAGGCATCAAGGTTCAGGCTGGCCGAGGCGAACAGGTTGTGGCGCGGCGTATCGATCGGGTGCAGCGCGGGATTGCTGCGGTTTTCGCGGTCGAGGTAGGTGTAGCTGGTGCTCAGTTCCCAGTCGCCCAGGTCACCGCGCAGGCCCAGTTCGACGCCCTGGTTACGGGCCTTGGCGATGTTCTGGTACTGGCCGCACGGCGCCGCGCAACCGGCCACTGGGGCCACCGTGACCTGCTGGATGGAGTCTTCGATGTTGCTGACAAACAGCGCCGTGTCGAGGGTCCATCGGCGGTTGATCGCGCCGCTGTAACCCAGCTCGTAATGGGTGGCGCGTTCGGATTTCAGGTCGGGACTGGGGATCACCGTGCCAAAGCGGGTCGAGTAGCGGTCCTTGATGGTCGCGAAGCGGCTCTTGCGCGCTACGGTCAGGCGCACCT carries:
- a CDS encoding efflux RND transporter permease subunit: MNFSKFFITRPIFAAVLSLLILIAGSISLFQLPISEYPEVVPPTVVVRANFPGANPKVIGETVAAPLEQAITGVENMLYMSSQSTADGKITLTITFALGTDLDNAQVQVQNRVTRTQPKLPEEVTRIGITVDKASPDLTMVVHLTSPDNRYDMLYLSNYAILNIKDELARLGGVGDVQLFGMGDYSLRVWLDPNKTASRNLTASDVVAAIREQNRQVAAGQLGAPPAPGATSFQLSVNTQGRLVNEEEFENIIIRSGADGEITRLKDIARVELGSSQYALRSLLNNQPAVAIPIFQRPGSNAIEISNEVRGKMAELKKDFPEGMDYSIVYDPTVFVRGSIEAVVHTLFEALILVVLVVIVFLQTWRASIIPLVAVPVSLIGTFAVMHLFGFSLNALSLFGLVLAIGIVVDDAIVVVENVERNIGLGLKPLEATQKAMGEVTGPIIATALVLCAVFVPAAFISGLTGQFYKQFALTIAISTVISAFNSLTLSPALAAVLLKEHHAPKDRFSKVLERLFGGWLFGPFNRFFDRASHGYVGAVGRVIRSSGIAVFVYGGLIIMTWLGFSSTPTGFVPAQDKQYLVAFAQLPDAASLDRTEAVIKKMSEIALKQPGVADSVAFPGLSINGFTNSPNSGIVFTPLKPFDERKDPSQSAAAIAAALNAQFADIEDAYIAIFPPPPVQGLGTIGGFRLQIEDRGNLGYEALYKETQNIIAKSHNVPELAGLFTSYQVNVPQVDAAIDREKAKTHGVAISDIFDTLQIYLGSLYANDFNRFGRTYQVNVQAEQQFRLEAEQIGQLKVRNNQGEMIPLATFIKVSDTSGPDRVMHYNGFITAEINGAAAPGYSSGQAEKAIEKLLKDELPNGMTFEWTELTYQQILAGNTALFVFPLCVLLAFLVLAAQYESWSLPLAVILIVPMTLLSAITGVILSGGDNNIFTQIGLIVLVGLACKNAILIVEFAKDQQAEGLDPLAAVLEACRLRLRPILMTSIAFIMGVVPLVFSSGAGAEMRHAMGVAVFSGMIGVTFFGLLLTPVFFVLIRRYVERSEARKAARALKLETHA
- the mexE gene encoding multidrug efflux RND transporter periplasmic adaptor subunit MexE → MEQSLKPLRYPLALLAVLVMSACGRTPEAVQAPAATKVSVAKVLEQPINEWDEFTGRLEAPETVEVRPRVSGQIDQVAFTEGAQVKKGDLLFQIDPRPFQAEVRRLEAQLQQARATAIRSENEAQRGERLRSSNAISAELAESRTSAAAEARGGVAAIQAQLDLARLNLSFTRVTAPISGRVSRAQFTAGNIVTADVTPLTSVVSTDKVYAYFDADERVYLKYTQLARDGQRGQSTPVYLGLSNESGNPHLGQMNFVDNQVNPKTGTIRGRAVFDNSDGQFTPGLYARLKLVGSATYSAVLINDEAVGTDLGKKFVLVMDKDNKAAYRAVELGPKLEGLRIVRNGLSKDDRIVVKGLQRVRPGSPVDPQDTPMASEATIAALAQQRQALEASIQGKAVASPSVKLASASAPRG
- a CDS encoding P-loop NTPase fold protein; amino-acid sequence: MPAREVKVAVEGHDRAAQQREDDLLDRWSIARSVLRAASATPAWSTRIALCGRWGSGKTSVLNFIERQAEAENRQRCQADRQWVVVRFSAWSATEQGGIESFFRALLG
- a CDS encoding di-heme oxidoredictase family protein, encoding MKRYGCWLLLGMLLSQSASAAVTREAFAQPLPGLEDPPQLERFFHGRSLFRQAWVVAPSRDEAVDGLGPLYNRISCIACHPKNGRGQAPANEHEPLRTLLVRLSLPGRDAHGGPLPHPAYGDQLNELGIPGVAGEGRAHIRWEEQFVTLADGERVSLRSPRLSFSELAYGPLTNVRTSLRVGSPVFGLGLLEAIDPSTLQALADAPKPNGVKGRVNQVWSVERQRLEAGRFGLKSNQPDLRQQIASAMHGDLGITSPLYPEQNCTALQTACRQAVSGGEPELDALQLGDLHFYLAHLVPPPRRDQHKPEVQRGEQLFNEAGCAQCHRPRLSTGQHSLYPLLSARQIEPYSDLLLHDMGAGLADGRDDYLANGREWRTPPLWGLGLLERINPGAGYLHDGRARTLEEAVLWHGGEAAVARERFAGYSRQERQVLLEFLRSL
- a CDS encoding ABC transporter substrate-binding protein translates to MCRSKVWLLALLLGAASVQAAAPQPVVVLTSYPEEMMTRFEEAFEHANPGYRLQILWRQGFDALPYLRQADQGGVDVYWAPSPGNFKRLAQDADWQPLGVDLQGLPPRIGGIALRDRAARYQATELAGYGFAINPGELAKLGMGAPKDWPELLDARLRGRIALPDPARVGFAPVLLDIVLQAYGWDKGWALWSELAGQSRLVARGGTLVSDEVASGRSAVGVSIDFFVASAVSNGESVEFIYPAHGGLNPAHIAITRQARQVEGARAFVRFVLSAEGQALLADPDIRKLPVRPAVYADLPAGYHDPFAAARQGAYAYTDDSSPERLALITSLFEQWLGQPHERLSALWARVHAGEAQARDLTAVRALLSVPPIDEEQATSAPLLALFAQRQDQGMLRQPVSDKDALGREEIAWQFHSARQQAQAERLLAAMGL